One genomic window of Salvia miltiorrhiza cultivar Shanhuang (shh) chromosome 4, IMPLAD_Smil_shh, whole genome shotgun sequence includes the following:
- the LOC131021689 gene encoding crossover junction endonuclease EME1B-like isoform X1, whose translation MSQPIRVDILSDSDSDSEPCGYRRSLRDEAIDLTTPPPFPQSKKKQKTHNFSNPSNSTVFIIDDDHTPFKSNRQSSPTPSPFSDASLVKCSRGTSSFSVASCFLAEGLATEQLVVAETPISELLKSEVAISKCNTRISTAEDARPFITNHNSGEIKGWICVESDDESEDLGEIGALKDNPSTFAAKLADETEFPPRLVESSSFSCATSFQLQRKATQNPVRTHILEGCSTPGTSEDGISEVNNTCFLKEKKKRDETVKLKRTAKEERHRLMEEKKRLKEQEKLLKAASKAEAAEMKKREKELQKWEKGKYALKSIVAEIDKKVVELGSIGGHLLTRFAEKGLSYRITSNPVERTIVWNMAVPDEISQIAPERIMISYILVVYEAEEFCNLVVNESLMDHIQSVQHRYPHHTICYVTNKLMAYINKREQAQYKNPANNCGWKRPVVEEVFAKFATHFSKVHSRQCVDEAELAEHVVGLTCSLANCQFRKRLTRFSVNANGSAIPKDCVDKNLIKKNLWLKALVAIPKVQPRFAMAIWKKYPTMKSLLRVYMNPTKSVHEKEFLLKDLTTEGLLGDDRRLGEVCSKRIYRILMAQCGNIKTDDVENGADFFNL comes from the exons ATGTCGCAGCCAATTCGCGTCGACATTCTCTCCGACTCCGACTCCGACTCCGAACCCTGCGGTTATCGACGGAGTCTCAGAGACGAAGCCATTGACCTCACTACGCCGCCGCCATTCCCCCAATCTAAGAAGAAACAGAAAACCCACAACTTTTCAAACCCTAGTAACTCCACCGTCTTCATCATAGACGATGACCACACGCCATTTAAGTCAAATAGGCAATCCTCTCCCACTCCTTCGCCATTCTCCGATGCGTCCCTCGTCAAATGTTCTAGAGGGACATCCTCCTTTTCAG TGGCTTCGTGTTTCCTAGCAGAAGGTTTAGCTACTGAGCAACTTGTAGTTGCCGAAACTCCAATTTCTGAACTTTTGAAATCTGAGGTTGCGATCAGCAAGTGCAACACAAGAATCTCCACTGCCGAAGATGCTCGTCCTTTTATTACAAATCACAACTCTGGTG AAATCAAGGGATGGATATGTGTGGAGTCAGATGATGAATCTGAAGATCTTGGCGAAATTGGAGCTTTGAAGGATAATCCAAGTACTTTTGCTGCTAAATTGGCAGATGAGACAGAATTTCCCCCGAGATTGGTCGAGTCCTCCTCATTTTCTTGTG CAACTTCCTTTCAACTACAAAGGAAAGCCACACAGAACCCAGTTAGAACGCACATCTTAGAAGGCTGTTCAACTCCTGGAACATCAGAAGATGGCATATCTGAG GTTAACAACACATGTTTCttgaaagagaaaaagaaaagagatgaAACGGTGAAATTAAAGAGGACAGCGAAGGAGGAAAGACATCGTCTGatggaagaaaagaaaaggctcAAAGAA CAAGAGAAGTTGCTTAAAGCTGCTTCAAAGGCTGAGGCAGCTGAGATGAAGAAACGGGAGAAGGAATTGCAGAAATGGGAAAAGGGTAAATATGCTCTCAAATCCATTGTTGCTGAGATTGATAAAAAAGTCGTTGAACTGGGATCAATTGGAG GACATCTTCTCACTAGATTTGCTGAAAAGGGGCTCTCATATCGGATAACTTCAAATCCAGTAGAAAGAACTATTGTATGGAATATGGCCGTTCCTGATGAAATTTCTCAG ATTGCTCCTGAAAGAATTATGATCTCATATATACTAGTTGTATATGAGGCTGAAGAGTTCTGTAACCTTGTCGTAAATGAGTCTCTGATGGATCATATTCAGAGTGTTCAACATCGTTATCCTCATCACACTATATGTTACGTCACAAATAAGCTTATGGCTTATATCAATAAAAG GGAACAAGCACAGTACAAGAACCCTGCTAACAACTGTGGTTGGAAGCGACCTGTTGTAGAGGAG GTCTTCGCAAAATTTGCCACCCATTTTTCTAAAGTACATTCAAGGCAGTGTGTTGATGAAGCTGAATTAGCTGAACACGTGGTTGGTCTAACTTGCAGCCTTGCAAATTGCCAATTTAG GAAAAGACTGACGCGGTTTTCAGTTAATGCAAATGGATCTGCTATCCCTAAAGATTGTGTTGATAAGAACTTAATTAAGAAGAATTTGTG GCTAAAGGCACTGGTAGCTATCCCTAAGGTGCAGCCACGATTCGCTATGGCTATATGGAAGAAATATCCCACAATGAAATCTCTTTTAAGAGTTTACATGAATCCAACAAAATCT GTTCATGAGAAGGAATTTCTGCTCAAGGACTTAACTACAGAAGGCTTACTCGGTGATGATAGACGACTGGGTGAGGTTTGTTCGAAGAGAATCTACAGAATCCTTATGGCTCAATGCGGAAACATCAAGACAGATGATGTTGAGAACGGGGCTGATTTCTTTAATCTCTAA
- the LOC131021689 gene encoding crossover junction endonuclease EME1B-like isoform X2 — MSQPIRVDILSDSDSDSEPCGYRRSLRDEAIDLTTPPPFPQSKKKQKTHNFSNPSNSTVFIIDDDHTPFKSNRQSSPTPSPFSDASLVKCSRGTSSFSEGLATEQLVVAETPISELLKSEVAISKCNTRISTAEDARPFITNHNSGEIKGWICVESDDESEDLGEIGALKDNPSTFAAKLADETEFPPRLVESSSFSCATSFQLQRKATQNPVRTHILEGCSTPGTSEDGISEVNNTCFLKEKKKRDETVKLKRTAKEERHRLMEEKKRLKEQEKLLKAASKAEAAEMKKREKELQKWEKGKYALKSIVAEIDKKVVELGSIGGHLLTRFAEKGLSYRITSNPVERTIVWNMAVPDEISQIAPERIMISYILVVYEAEEFCNLVVNESLMDHIQSVQHRYPHHTICYVTNKLMAYINKREQAQYKNPANNCGWKRPVVEEVFAKFATHFSKVHSRQCVDEAELAEHVVGLTCSLANCQFRKRLTRFSVNANGSAIPKDCVDKNLIKKNLWLKALVAIPKVQPRFAMAIWKKYPTMKSLLRVYMNPTKSVHEKEFLLKDLTTEGLLGDDRRLGEVCSKRIYRILMAQCGNIKTDDVENGADFFNL; from the exons ATGTCGCAGCCAATTCGCGTCGACATTCTCTCCGACTCCGACTCCGACTCCGAACCCTGCGGTTATCGACGGAGTCTCAGAGACGAAGCCATTGACCTCACTACGCCGCCGCCATTCCCCCAATCTAAGAAGAAACAGAAAACCCACAACTTTTCAAACCCTAGTAACTCCACCGTCTTCATCATAGACGATGACCACACGCCATTTAAGTCAAATAGGCAATCCTCTCCCACTCCTTCGCCATTCTCCGATGCGTCCCTCGTCAAATGTTCTAGAGGGACATCCTCCTTTTCAG AAGGTTTAGCTACTGAGCAACTTGTAGTTGCCGAAACTCCAATTTCTGAACTTTTGAAATCTGAGGTTGCGATCAGCAAGTGCAACACAAGAATCTCCACTGCCGAAGATGCTCGTCCTTTTATTACAAATCACAACTCTGGTG AAATCAAGGGATGGATATGTGTGGAGTCAGATGATGAATCTGAAGATCTTGGCGAAATTGGAGCTTTGAAGGATAATCCAAGTACTTTTGCTGCTAAATTGGCAGATGAGACAGAATTTCCCCCGAGATTGGTCGAGTCCTCCTCATTTTCTTGTG CAACTTCCTTTCAACTACAAAGGAAAGCCACACAGAACCCAGTTAGAACGCACATCTTAGAAGGCTGTTCAACTCCTGGAACATCAGAAGATGGCATATCTGAG GTTAACAACACATGTTTCttgaaagagaaaaagaaaagagatgaAACGGTGAAATTAAAGAGGACAGCGAAGGAGGAAAGACATCGTCTGatggaagaaaagaaaaggctcAAAGAA CAAGAGAAGTTGCTTAAAGCTGCTTCAAAGGCTGAGGCAGCTGAGATGAAGAAACGGGAGAAGGAATTGCAGAAATGGGAAAAGGGTAAATATGCTCTCAAATCCATTGTTGCTGAGATTGATAAAAAAGTCGTTGAACTGGGATCAATTGGAG GACATCTTCTCACTAGATTTGCTGAAAAGGGGCTCTCATATCGGATAACTTCAAATCCAGTAGAAAGAACTATTGTATGGAATATGGCCGTTCCTGATGAAATTTCTCAG ATTGCTCCTGAAAGAATTATGATCTCATATATACTAGTTGTATATGAGGCTGAAGAGTTCTGTAACCTTGTCGTAAATGAGTCTCTGATGGATCATATTCAGAGTGTTCAACATCGTTATCCTCATCACACTATATGTTACGTCACAAATAAGCTTATGGCTTATATCAATAAAAG GGAACAAGCACAGTACAAGAACCCTGCTAACAACTGTGGTTGGAAGCGACCTGTTGTAGAGGAG GTCTTCGCAAAATTTGCCACCCATTTTTCTAAAGTACATTCAAGGCAGTGTGTTGATGAAGCTGAATTAGCTGAACACGTGGTTGGTCTAACTTGCAGCCTTGCAAATTGCCAATTTAG GAAAAGACTGACGCGGTTTTCAGTTAATGCAAATGGATCTGCTATCCCTAAAGATTGTGTTGATAAGAACTTAATTAAGAAGAATTTGTG GCTAAAGGCACTGGTAGCTATCCCTAAGGTGCAGCCACGATTCGCTATGGCTATATGGAAGAAATATCCCACAATGAAATCTCTTTTAAGAGTTTACATGAATCCAACAAAATCT GTTCATGAGAAGGAATTTCTGCTCAAGGACTTAACTACAGAAGGCTTACTCGGTGATGATAGACGACTGGGTGAGGTTTGTTCGAAGAGAATCTACAGAATCCTTATGGCTCAATGCGGAAACATCAAGACAGATGATGTTGAGAACGGGGCTGATTTCTTTAATCTCTAA